A segment of the Vibrio parahaemolyticus genome:
GGTTGTCGGTAGTTAGTATTTCATGACCAGTTTACCGTTAAGCTCGGATTCATGGTTTGCCTCATTGTCCAAAACGAATACATTAGCTTTATTGGCATAGGCTATGTCGAGAGTTGTGAATTTTTCAGAGTCAAAGTCAAGAAATACCCAAGTGATATAGGCATCGCTGTTTTTATAGAATTCTTCTCGACTAATGATAACGTCAAGAAACGTTGTCGATACTTGAAGTGCGAATACGACTTCTCGGTTATCCGAGGCTAAACGTGCTGAAATATCAGGTCTACGCCAGCGCTTGGCTATACCAATAGGGTTCTTTTCTCGGAATGCTTTTTCTATATGGATCTCATCAGAGAATAGGGGATCTGACTGAGTAGTTCCGCTAACCTTTGTTTACCCTCTTTGTGTTGTCGTCCCTCTTTTTGACCGTTGTATTTCATCGCTTGAATCTCTTCCATTGTGAGATTCGTGGTAGTTTTGATTGGGCAGTCTTCTGAGTCTTTTACGTGAGCAAAGAATGTGGTTCTTTGAGGTGTGGCTCTTAAAAGTACGGGTTGAAAACAAACATTACAAAGAGCCAATGGGTTTGTTTTTCTGTTTTTGGCAATTGCGGTTCTGAATTGGAAGT
Coding sequences within it:
- a CDS encoding DUF6035 family protein — protein: MHIEKAFREKNPIGIAKRWRRPDISARLASDNREVVFALQVSTTFLDVIISREEFYKNSDAYITWVFLDFDSEKFTTLDIAYANKANVFVLDNEANHESELNGKLVMKY
- a CDS encoding DUF7830 domain-containing protein, encoding MRNMTSVFLTREDKVIDANEFLDSCEEQEYFQFRTAIAKNRKTNPLALCNVCFQPVLLRATPQRTTFFAHVKDSEDCPIKTTTNLTMEEIQAMKYNGQKEGRQHKEGKQRLAELLSQIPYSLMRSI